The following is a genomic window from Amycolatopsis sp. BJA-103.
GGCGATGTCCCGCAGCCGCAGGTTCAGCACGCCGCGTTCGAGGACGGCCCGTCTGGCCACCTCGATCAGTTCGGCCCGTCGTTCCGGTGCCTTGCTCGGTCTCGCCATGCCCTCATTCTTTGAACCTTCTTCAAAAAACGCAAGCCCTGAGCCGGATCAGGTCTTGACGTCACACGGTGAAGGGCCTTTGATGCGTGCTCAACAGTTCTTCGAAGGAGCTTCAAGGAACCCACCTTGTAGGAGGTCGGCCGTGTCCACTCCCGCCCTGCGCCGCGGTCTGCGCACCCTCGGCACGCTGCTCATCACGCTCTCCGCGATCAGCCCCGCCTCGTCCGTCTTCATCATCGCGCCGGGGGTGATCTCCGGCGCCGGTACGGGTGCCTTCTACAGCTTCGTGGCCGCCGCGGTCGTCGGCGTGTTCATGGCCTTCGTCTACGCCGAACTCGCGTCCGCCTTCCCGCTGGCGGGCGGCGAGTACGCGATCGTCACCCGCACGCTCGGCCGCTTGCCAGGGTTCGCGGTACTGGGCCTGATGATCATCACGCAGGTGCTCATCGTCGCGGTGATCGCGCTCGGCGTCGGCACCTATCTCGGCGTGCTCCTGCCCGGCGTGCCCGGTCCGGTGATCGCCGCCGTGACCTGCGTGGTCGCGGCCGTCGTCGGGGTGTTCGACATCAAGCTCAACGCCTGGGTGACCGGCGTCTTCCTCGCGATCGAGATCCTCGCGCTGATCGTGGTCAGCGCGCTCGGGTTGTTCAACCCGGCGCGGTCGTTCAGTGAGCTGCTCGCGCATCCGGTCGCCTCCGACGGGAGCCCGGCGACGGTCGGCGCCATCGCGATCGCCACGTCGGTCGCGATCTTCGCCTACAACGGCTACGGCTCGGCGGTGTACTTCGGCGAGGAGACGCAGGACGCCTCCCGCGGGATCGCCCGCGCGATCCTGTTCGCACTCGGCATCACGGTGCTCGCCGAACTGATCCCGGTGACCGCGGTCCTGCTCGGCGCGCCCGACCTGAACGCGCTGTTCGCCTCGGAGAACATGCTGTCCTACTTCATCGACTCGCGTGGCGGCGGAACGCTCGACACCGTGCTCGGCCTGGCCGTCGCGCTCGCGATCATCAACGCGGTGCTGGCGATCGTGCTGATCAGCTCGCGGATGCTGTTCAGCAGCGGCCGCGACCGCGCGTGGCCGTCGCCGGTCAACCGCGCGCTGTCCGCGGTGCACCCGAAGTTCGGGACGCCGTGGGTGGCCACCGTCGGCACCGGCCTGGTGGCCGCGCTGCTCTGCTTCGTCGATCCGAAACTGCTGCTGGTGGTGACGAGTACGTCGATCGTGGCGGTCTACGCGGCGCTCTGTCTCGGCGCGATCGTCGGCCGCCGCACCGGGGCGACGGCGCACGCCAAGTACCGGATGCCGTGGTTCCCGGTCGCGCCGGTGCTGGCGCTGGCCGTCCTGGTGTTCGTGGTCTACCAGAACCTGCTCGACCCGGCGGTCGGACGGCCGAGCCTGATCGTCACGGCCTGCGTCGCCCTGCTGTCGATCGGGTACTACCTCCTGGTGCTGCGGCGGAAGGGCGGCTGGAAGCTCGCGGACGTCACCGAAGAGAAGGTCGCCGACGAGAAGGCGGAGGAGTCCGCCTGATCAGGTGTACTCCGCGATCTCCACGCCGTACGTCCCCGGCTCGAGCGCCTCGAAGATGTGCGGGATGTCGCCGGGGTAGCAGATGTAGTCGCCGGGCAGCAGTTCGACCGGTTCGTCCAGCGGTCCGACCTTGGCACGGCCGGCGCTGAGGATCACGTGCTCGACGATGCCGCTCATATGCGGATCCGAAAGCCGCGGCTTCCCGGGCTCGGCGCGAATCAGGTAGACGTCGCGCCGGGCTCCGGGCGGACAGGAACTGAGCAGCGTGCACGCGTAGTCGGCGTGTTCGGCGAACACCGTCGGCCCGCTGCCCGAGCGGATGACCTGCACGCGGGGGCGCTCGGGCTCGACCACCCGGGAGAACGGGACGTCGAGCGCGACGCACAGCGCCCAGATCGTCTCGACGCTCGGATTCCCCGAGCCGGACTCCAGCTGGGAGAGCGTGGACTTCGCGATGCCGGCGCGTTTGGCGACCTCGGTGAGGGACAGCCCGGTGCGGGCGCGTTCCCGGCGCAGTGAGGTGGCGATGACGTCCAGGGGTGCGCCGTCGGACGCGGTCGGGGACATGCGTTCGCTCCATCGGTCGTTTTGTTCGCCTTGACGAACACGGGTGCGTTCGTTCATTGTATGATGCTATGCGTTCGATATGGCGAACAACCACTCGTGTCCTGGGGCGCGATCTTCTCCGTGACATCGGGCTGGTCTGCCTCGCCGACACCATCGTCGGCATCTCCTACGGCGCGATCGCGGTCGGCTCCGGCTTCCCGATCTGGGCGCCGATGCTGCTTTCGGTGCTGGTCTTCGCCGGTGCCTCGCAGTTCATGTTCGTCGGCATCATCGCCGCGGGCGGCAGCCCGTTCGCGGCCGTCGCGGCGGGCCTGCTCGCCAACGCGCGGCATCTGCCGTTCGGCTTCGCGATCGGCGACGTCCTGGGGAAGCGGTGGTCGTCGAGGATCGTCGGCAGCCATCTGATGATCGACGAATCGGTCGCGTTCGCGCTGGCCCAGCGTGACGAGGAGCGGCGCCGGGCGGCGTACTGGGTGTGCGGGATCGGGCTGTTCGTCTGCTGGAACGTCGGCGTCCTCGCCGGGGCGTATGCCGGGACCGCGATCAGCGACACCGACGCCTTCGGTCTCGACGCGGCCTTCCCGGCGGTCCTGCTCGCGCTGGTCCTGCCGTCGCTGAGGGACCGCGCGACCCGCCTTCCGGTGTTCCTCGGCGTGGCCGTCGCGCTGGCCACGACGCCGTTCCTGCCCGCCGGGCTGCCCGTGCTGCTCGCACTGGTCGGCGTGCTGGCCGGAGTGGCCGCGAAGGAACCCGCCGAACGTGAACCCGAGGGAGTGCACTGATGGACCCGATGGACCTGATCATCGCGGGCGGCGTGCTCGCCGCCGGGACCTTCGCCTTCCGGTTCGCCGGACCGGTGCTGAAGGCGCGGTTCACCGTGTCGCCCAAGGCCGAGAAGCTGATGGCGCGTTCGGCCGTCGTGCTGCTGGCCGCGCTGGTCGCGGTCGCCGCGCTCACCGAGGGACACGAGTTCGCCGGATTCGCCCGGCCCGCCGGTGTCCTCGTCGGCGGCGTGCTCGCCTGGCGGAAGGCGCCGTTCGCGCTGGTCGTCGTGGCGGCCGCCGCGACCGCCGCCCTGCTGCGGCTCGCCGGGGTCCCCTGACCTGGCCGTTCCCCGGGACGCCTAAGCTGTCGGGAAGGTCTTTCGGGAGGTCGGGTGGCGATCGCGACGGGAGCACGGCCGGTGGTCGGCGTGCTCGCACTGCAGGGTGACGTGCGGGAGCACGCCGAGATGGTGGAGCGCGCCGGCGCGCGGGCCCTGCCCGTCCGCCGCGCGAGCGAACTGTCCGAAGTGGACGGTCTGGTGCTGCCGGGCGGCGAGTCGACGACCATGTCGAGGCTGCTCGAGAGCTTCGAACTGCTCGAACCGCTGCAGGAACGCATCGCGGACGGACTGCCCGCGTTCGGCTCGTGCGCGGGCATGATCCTGCTGGCCCGCCAGGCCCTCGACGGGCGGCCTGACCAGCGGCAACTCGGCGGACTCGACGTCGTCGTCCGGCGCAACGCGTTCGGGCGGCAGGTGGACTCGTTCGAAGCCGACCTCGACTTCACCGGTATCGAAGGCGGTCCGGTGCACGCTGTGTTCATCCGCGCCCCGTGGGTCGAAAAGGCGGGCGACGGGGTCGAGGTACTCGCCAGTGTCCCCGAAATGCCGGGGTCGGACGACGCGGCCGCTAGGATCGTCGCGGTCCGGCAGGGGGCGGTTCTCGCCACGTCGTTCCACCCCGAACTCACCGGGGACGAGCGCGTGCACAGGCTGTTCGTCGACCTCGTGCGGCAGGCTTAGTAAACCGACACTGTGCTCAGCGGCGGGCACAGGAGTAGATGGAGGAGAGATGAGCGGCCACTCCAAGTGGGCCACCACGAAGCACAAGAAGGCCAACCTGGACGCGAAGCGCGGCAAGCTCTTCGCCCGGTTGATCAAGAACATCGAGGTGGCGGGACGGACCGGCGGTGGCGACCCGGATGGCAACCCGACGCTCTACGACGCCATCCAGAAGGCCAAGAAGAACTCGGTCCCGCAGGACAACATCGAGCGCGCGCGCAAACGCGGCGCCGGTGAAGAAGCGGGTGGCGCCGACTGGCAGACCATCACCTACGAAGGCTACGGCCCGAACGGTGTGGCCGTGCTGATCGAATGCCTCACCGACAACAAGAACCGCGCCGCCATGGAGGTCCGGACCGCGCTCACCCGGAACAACGGCTCGCTCGCCGACCCGGGTTCGGTCTCCTACATGTTCAACCGCAAGGGCGTCGTGATCATGCCCAAGGGTGACGCCGCCGAGGACGACGTCCTCATGGCCGTGCTCGACGCGGGCGCCGAAGAGGTCAACGACCTCGACGAGAACTTCGAGATCGTCTCCGAGGCGACCGACCTCGTCCCGGTCCGGAAAGCCTTGCAGGAGGCCGGTTTCGAGTACGAGTCTGCGGATCTCACGTTCCTGCCGTCGGTCAGCGTCCCGCTGGACGTCGACGGTGCGAAGAAGGTCTTCAAGCTCATCGACGCCCTCGAAGATTGCGACGACGTCCAGAACGTTTACGCGAACTTCGACGTCTCCGACGAGGTCATGGCCGAGGTCGGCTGATCGTTTTTCCCGCCATGCCGCGGAAAAAACGTCCCGGGACTAGGTGCGGACGCGGACGTGGGGCAGAATGTCGCCCGTGACGACCTTCGAAGCCGACGCCCTCACCGCCGAAGAAACCGAACTCGTCCAGTGGATCGAGTCGCAGGCGCAGGCCAGAGGGAACGCGGTCATCGCGGTCGAAGGCGACGAGAACGACGCGAACTTCTGCTTCACCACGTGCGCGTGGGCGCTGCACGGCGTCGCGGAAGCGGTCGTGATCGGACTGCCCGAGCACATGGGGCCGGTCCTGCTCGACGCCTACGTCGACCGCGCGGCCGCCGGCGAGATCTTCGAGGTCGGCAAGCGTTACGACGATTTCTTCGAGGGCGCGCCGGTGGTCTTCGAGCGGGTCGCGAAGGGGCACTATCCCGAGTACTTCGGGAGCGCGTTCCTGATCTACCCGGACGGGGACTTCCCGGCGCTGCAGCTGATCGTCGCCACGCCGGACGGGCAGTTCCCCTGGCATCCGGACGCGCCGGAGGGGTTCGACCGGTACCAGCCGGTGCTGACCGAATCCGGTGACCCGGAGAGCTGGACGCCGGGCGTCGACGGTCCCTGAGGTCTCTCGCTCACGTGGTCGTGAGTGGCGATTCGGGTTCTAACCCGAATCGCCACTCACGACCAACCCGCCCCACTCGGCCCAGGCGGCCCTTGCTCACCCCGGGAAGATGCGAAGGTCGAGTTCCCGCGGCTTCGTCGTGGCTGGTGAGGTTGCTGAGGCAGAGGTGCGTTCCCGGCTCCCGAGGTTCCCGCTCCTGTTCCCAATGTCGCATTTGAGTCGCTGAGCGTCTCGAATGCGACATTGGGAACATCAGTCGCTGAGAGATCACACGACTCGCCACTGATGCCGTCGCCCCGGGGCAGACATCACGCAGGCCGTCCACGAACGCGTTACCTCGCAAAGAGACCGAAAGGCGCATCCAGAGGACTGAACGCGCGCTCACCCCAGCCAGGGCGCCAGGTCCTCCGCCGCCTCCGGCCACTCCGCGGCAAGCGCCGCCGCGGAACGGAACTCCACGCAGTCGTCCGTATAGGGCGGCACCACCACCGTCCCGGCCAGGCTCCACTCGCCGGTGCTCACCGACGCCTGCCACACCCCGGCGGGCACCGCGACCTGTGGACGCTGACCGGCCGCGACGTCCGGCCCGAGCACCGGCCGCGAGATCCGCCCGTCCGGGAACAGCAACAGCATCCGCATCGGGGCACCAGCGTGGTGCGCGTAGATCTCCAGCCGGTCCAGCCGGTGCGGAGCCGAGGTCTCCGGCGAAACGAGCAGGTAGTAGATCGCGGAAGCGGTCTCGTCGCGCCAGCTCTGCGCAAAGCGGCCGCCTTCCACGGGAAGCGGCTGGAGGCCCAGATGGGCGGCGAAGTCGTCGAAGCTCGGCATGTCCTCATCTTGCCCGGAGGCAGCTCCGGGTAGCCTCGGGACCTCGAACTGATGTTCGCCAGGGAAGCCGGAGCAGCGGAGGAAAAGCGTGCGGGTACTCGGGGTCGACCCCGGTCTGACCAGGTGCGGGCTCGGGGTGGTCGACGGCGGCACGGGCCGCACCGTCCGCGCCGTGGCCGTCGACGTCGTGCGGACCCCTCCCGACGCGGATCTCGCCGTGCGCCTGCTGGGGATCTCCGACGCCGCCGAGCAGTGGATGGATCGCTACAAGCCCGAGGCCGTCGCGGTGGAGCGCGTCTTCGCGCAGCACAACGTGCGCACCGCCATGGGTACCGCGCAGGCGGGCGGTGTCGTCGCGCTCGCCGCGGCCAGACGCGGGCTGCCGGTCGTGTTCCATACGCCGAGTGAGGTCAAAGCGGCCGTCACCGGCTCCGGCCGCGCGGACAAGGCCCAGGTCACCGGTATGGTCATGCGGCTGCTCGGCCTCGAGGTCAAACCGCATCCGGCGGACGCCGCGGACGCGCTCGCGCTCGCCATCTGCCACCTGTGGCGCGAACCGATGCGGGTCCGGCTCGCCGAAGCCGAGGCCAGGGCGGCCGAGATCGCCAAGAACCACAAGGCCAGGCTCGCCGCCGCGGCACAGCGCGCCAAAAAACACGAAGCCAAAACGCAGGGAGCGGCTCGATGATCTCCTCGGTACGCGGAGAAATCCTCTCCATCGGCCTAGACCACGTCGTGATCGAGGTCGGGGGAGTCGGCTTCGCCGTCCAGGCCACACCCGCCACTCTCGCGACGCTTCGCCGCGGCGAGCAGGCGATGCTGCACACCGCGCTCGTGGTCCGCGAGGATTCCTTGACGCTGTTCGGTTTCGCCGACGCCGACGCCCGCGGACTGTTCGGCCTCCTGCAGACGGTCTCCGGGATCGGCCCGCGGCTCGCACTGGCGACGCTGGCCGTCCTCGACCCCGACAAGCTGCGGTCCGCGCTGGTCGAAGGCAACATCACCGTGCTCACCCAGGTGCCCGGCATCGGCCGCAAGGGCGCCGAGCGACTGACGCTCGAACTGCGTGACAAGGTCACCGCGCTCGCGGGCCCGACCGACGGTTCGCCGGTGGTCACCGCGCCCGGCGTGCTGCGGGGCGAGGTCGTCGAGGCGCTCGCGGGTCTCGGCTTCCCGGCCAAGCAGGCCGAACAGGCCGTCGACAAGGTGCTCAGCGAGGGCGAGGGCCACACGACGTCCTCCGTGCTGCGCGCCGCGTTGGCCACCCTCGGGCGTAAGCGGTAGCTCGCCACATGGACTATGAGGCCGTGACGGATTTCGAGGCCGACGACGAGACGCTTTCGGCGCTGCCACAGACCGGCGAAGGCGAGGTCGAGACCACTCTTCGCCCACGTAAACTCGACGAGTTCATCGGCCAGCCACGAGTCCGTGAGCAGCTCGAACTCGTCCTGGAGAGTGCACGCCGCAGGGGTGTCCCGCCGGACCATGTCTTGTTCTCCGGCCCGCCCGGACTGGGCAAGACGAGTATGGCGATGATCGTCGCCGCCGAACTCAACGCCGCCATCCGGATCACTTCGGGGCCCGCACTGGAACGCGCGGGCGACCTCGCCGCGATGCTGTCCAACCTGGCGCCCGGCGACGTCCTGTTCATCGATGAGATCCACCGGATCGCCCGGCCCGCCGAGGAAATGCTGTACCTCGCGATGGAGGACTTCCGCGTCGACGTCGTCGTCGGCAAGGGGCCCGGCGCCACCAGCATCCCGCTGGAGATCGCGCCGTTCACGCTGGTCGGAGCCACGACGCGGTCCGGCTCGCTGACCGGTCCGCTGCGCGACCGGTTCGGTTTCACCGGCCAGATGGAGTTCTACACCGACAGCGAACTCGACCTCGTCGTGCGCAGGGCCGCCACGATTCTGGAGATCGAGATCGACCGCGACGGTTCCGCGGAGATCGCCCGCCGGTCCCGCGGCACACCCCGGATCGCGAACCGGCTGCTGCGCCGGGTACGCGACTACGCCGAGGTTCGCGCTGACGGGCACGCCACCCGCAAGGTCGTGCGCGCCGCGCTGGAGGTCTACGACGTCGACGAACTGGGCTTCGACCGGCTCGACCGCGCGGTGCTGACGGCACTGGTCCGGTCCTTCGGAGGCGGCCCGGTCGGCGTGTCCACGCTGGCCGTCGCGGTGGGGGAAGAACCGACCACCGTCGAAGAGGTGTGTGAGCCTTACCTGGTCCGCGCCGGTATGCTCGCCCGCACTCCTCGCGGCCGGGTCGCCACAGCGGCCGCTTGGGAACACCTCGGCCTGCCGGCTCCGGCCGGTGCCACACGTGGTGAGCAGGGTGGCCCGAACCTGTTCGACCAGGAATGACCGGGCCGCTCACGCGGTCCGGGGCCCGTGGTGACGACGGGTGGTGGTGGAGTTTCCGCTGGCACCTGGCACACTCGGGTAGAGCACACCCCGCCAAATCGGACAAAACAGCGCACCGCGCGGCGTCCGCTCGAAATGGAGAATCATGAACCAGTTATTGCTGCCGCTGCTCCTGATGCTCGTTGTGGCGATTCCGCTCGTCATGGGCACCCGTAAGCAGAAGAAGGCGGCGGCAAAGCAGCAGGAGCTGCTCTCGAGTCTTGCTCCCGGTGACCGGGTGATGACCACCTCCGGTCTCTACGCGTCTGTCGCCGACGCCTCCGCCGACACCACGATCGATCTCGAGATCGCTCCCGGTGTCGTGACCACCTGGCTCCGCCAGGCCGTTCGCGAGAAGGTCGAGCCGGTCGTCGAGACCGACGACGAGACGATCGACGACGAGGCCGTCGTCGAGGAGCCTGCCATCGAGTCGAAGGACGACGAGCGCGTCGAAGAGAAGTCGGGCGCGCAGATCGCTCCTCCGCTGGAGCACGGCAAGAAGTAGCTCTTGTAAGGCCATCCCCGACACCAGACTTTCGTAGGTGCGGGGGCAACGCCGGGCTCACGCAGCACCGAGTAGTGTCTCGGTGCTGCGTGCGTGTCCGTCGTCATAGTCGTGCCCGTTCACCGGGCATCGTCGTCGAGGCAGGTTCGCGGTACCACCGGACTCCCGTCCGGTGAGTGAACAGCCAAGTCCATTGGGGAAAACCCAGTCCGTCCGAGGAGACCGAAGCACAGTGGCCGCACCGGCCGGGCATCTCCGCCCGGGACGCTATCTCGCCTTCTTCGCCCTGATCGTGGTGGCGCTGTACGCCCTGGTGTTCTTCACCGGTAGCGGCAAGCCGACGCCGAAACTCGGCATCGATCTGCAAGGCGGCACGAGGGTCACCCTGTCCGCCCGAAATCCCGACGGCGGCGACCCTCCGCGAGAGTCCCTCGAACAGGCCCGCTCGATCATCGAGCGCCGGGTCAACGGTATCGGCGTCGGTGGCACCGAGGTCGTCCTCGACGGCAGCAACGTCGTCATCACCGTCCCCGGCGAACAGGGCGACCAGGCCAAGACCCTGGGCAAGACCGCGAAGCTGGGCTTCCGGAAGGTCGTGACGTCGCAGCCGGTGACCCCGGTTCCGCAGCCGTCGGCCCCGCCCCAGTCTTCGGCCCCGCCTGCGTCTTCGGGTGCCCCGTCCGCGAGTGCTCCGCCGAGCAGCCCGGCCAACGGTGGCGGTGGTTCCGCCGGAGCGCCGCAGCAGCAGCCCGGCGACGCCGACGAGCAGACCAAGAAGGAGATCGAGGAGGCCCGGAGTCTCCGGCAGAACCCCGATCTGCTTTCGACGGACCAGGCGAAGCAGGCCGCGGCCGCCGAGAAGGCCTTCGCGGCCCTCAACTGCGACCCCAAGGTGTCGGACCCGCTGGTCGGCAACGACCTCACCGACAAGCCGCTGGTCGCCTGTGGTGACAAGAACACCGCGAAGTACCTGCTGGAGCCGGAGTTCCTCCCCGGAACCGAGATCTCCGACGCTTCCTCGGGCTACGACACCCAGAACTCCCAGTGGGTCGTCAACCTGAACTTCAAGAGCGACGGTTCCCGGATCTGGGGCGACTTCACCTCGAAGAACACCCAGAAGCAGGCGGCGTTCGTCCTCGACACGCAGGTCGTCTCCGCGCCGACCATCCAGTCCGCGATCCTGGGCGGCCAGACCCAGATCACCGGCCGGTTCAGTCAGGTCGAGGCGAAGGACCTGGCGGACGTGCTGAAGTACGGCTCGCTGCCGCTGTCGTTCGAGTCCTCGGACGCGACGACGGTGTCCGCGACGCTGGGTCTCGCCTCGCTGCAGGCGGGCCTGATCGCCGGCGGTATCGGCCTGCTGATCGTCTTCATCTACTGCTTGTTCTACTACCGCTTGCTCGGTGTGCTGACGATCTTGTCCCTGGTCCTGGCGTTCTCGCTCGTCTACGCGGTGTTGGTGTTGCTGGGGCGGTGGATCGGGTACACCCTCGACCTCGCCGGCGTGGCCGGTTTGATCATCGCGATCGGTATCACCGCGGACTCCTTCGTCATTTACTTCGAACGATTAAAGGACGAGATCCGCGAGGGCAGGACATTCCGCTCCGCGGTGCCGCGAGGCTGGTCCCGTGCCCAGCGCACGATCCTGGCGTCGGACGCGGTCAGCTTCCTCGCCGCGGCCATCCTGTACTGGCTGGCCGTCGGTGACGTGAAGGGCTTCGCGTTCACGCTCGGCATGTCGACGGTGCTCGACCTCGTCGTGGTCTACCTCGTGACGCATCCGCTGGTCGCGATGGTGTCCCGGTCGAAGTCGAAGTTCCTGTCCAACCCGAAGAACCTCGGCCTCGGTGCCGTCCAGCAGGTGGGCTCGGAGCGCAAGGCGGCCCGTCCGGCCGCCGGCCGCCCGAACGTCAAGGAGGCGTGACCGTGGTCGACGACAACACCACCACCGCGGGTAAGCGCGAGAGCATCTTCCGTCGCCTCTACGTGGGCACGGGCGCGTTCGACGTGGTCGGCAAGCGCAAGCGCTGGTACATCTTCTTCGGCGCGCTGGTACTGGTCTGCATCGCGTCGATGGGGATCAAGGGGTTCAACTTCGGGATCGACTTCGAAGGCGGCACCCAGATCCAGATGCCCGCCAACGGCAAGAACGGGCAGATCAGCGAGCAACAGGCGAAGGACGTCTTCGCCGAGGCACTCGGCCGTCCGGCCGACGAGGCGCAGAAGGTCGGCAGCGGCGTCTCGTCGACCATCCAGCTCCGTTCGGACACCCTGGACGCGGCCGAGGTCTCCAAGATCAAGCAGGCGCTGTTCCGGGACCTGGGCCCGATCGGCACCAACGGTCAGCCGAGCGTCCAGGCCATCAGTGACAGCGCGGTGAGCGCGTCCTGGGGCGGGGAGATCTCGCGTCAGGCGCTGATCGCGCTCGGGGTGTTCCTCCTGGCGGTCACGCTGTTCCTGGCGTTGTACTTCGACACCAGGATGGCCGCCGCGGCGCTGATCTCGCTCCTGCACGACATCGTGGTGACGGCGGGTGTGTACTCGCTGATCGGCTTCGAGGTCACGCCGGCGACGGTGATCGGTCTGTTGACGATCCTCGGGTTCTCGCTCTACGACACGGTGGTGGTGTTCGACAAGGTCCGCGAGAACACGCGCGGCCTGCTCGGGCTCACCCGCCGTACCTTCGGCGAGGCGGCCAACCTGGCGCTGAACCAGACGCTGATGCGGTCGTTCAACACCGCGCTGATCGCGATGCTCCCGATCCTCGGCCTGCTCGTGGTCGGGTACATCCTGCTCGGCTCCGGCACGCTGCAGGACCTCGCGCTGGTGCAGCTCACCGGCACCATCGTCGGCGTGCTGTCGTCGGTCGCGCTGGCCACCCCGCTGCTGGTCGACCTCAAGATGCGCGATCCGAAGTTCCGCCAGCAGGCCGAGCGGGTCGCCTCGCGGCGTGCGAACCAGGCCCGCAAGGCCGCCGATCGCGACGACGACTTCGACCCGACCGACGAGGACGCGCTGTCCGCCGAACTCCGCAAGGAGAAGGCGTACGCCGCCGCGGCGAGCGTCCCGGCGCGGAACCAGAAGGCGGCCCACAAGGGCCGTCCGCAGGGTAAGCGCAAGAGGTAACCGGCTCGCTCCAAGCGTGTAGTGAACGGGACTTTCATTGCAAAATTTGCAATGAAAGTCCCGTTCATTGCGTCGGGGGACGGCCGAACACACAATCTGAGAGCAGGGAAGTACATGGAGCTGGACAAGGCACTCGACCTGATCGCCGACGTGCCGGACTTCCCGGAACCCGGCGTGTTGTTCCGGGACCTGAGTCCGATGTTCGCCGACGCCGCCGGGTTCAAGGCCGTCACCGACGCGCTCGCCGCCACCGTCGATCCCGAGGCCGAGCTGCTGGCGGGCGTGGAAGCGCGCGGGTTCCTGCTGGCCGCGGCCGTCGGCTACGCCCGCGGTCTCGGCGTCGCGGTGATCCGCAAGCCCGGCAAGCTGCCCCGCGTCGCGGGCCGGGTCGATTACACGCTGGAGTACGGCACCGCAACGGTCGAACTTCCCGAAGGTGTCGTCGAGCCTGGTCAGCGTGTCGCGATCCTCGACGACGTGCTCGCCACCGGCGGCACGGTCGCGGCGACCTGCAAACTGCTGGAGGACGCGAAGGCGCAGGTCACCGGGGTTTCGGTGATCATGGAACTCGGCGCGCTCGGTGGTCGTTCCGTGCTTGAAGGGCATCGCGTGGAGGCCCTCCGGGTGTGTTGAGCGGGCGCACCCAGTGTGCCGCGAGGGGGAGCGGTTACCCTTGACGTCCGAAGGCCGCACGAAGCTGCAGGAGGTGCGGGTGAGCCAAGAGCTCGATGCCGCGGTGTCCTCGAAGGACGGCACCGAGCAGAACGGTGCGGCGCGCCAGGGGGCAGCGCCGACGCCATCCGCGACGCGCCGCGTCCGCGCCCGCCTCGCCCGCCGCATCACCGCACAGCGCGCCGCGCCGGTCAAACAGGTCCTCGAACCGCTCGCCGTCATCCACCGTGAGCTGCACCCGAACGCCGATCTCGCGCTGCTGCAGCGCGCCTACGACGTCGCCGAAGAGCTCCACCGTGAGCAGCGGCGCAAGTCCGGCGACCCGTACATCACGCATCCGCTCGCCGTCGCGACCATCCTCGCCGAACTCGGCATGGACACCACGACACTGGTCGCGGCGCTGCTGCACGACACCGTCGAGGACACCGGATACTCGCTGGAGAGCCTCAAGGCCGACTTCGGCGAGAAGGTCGGCGAGCTGGTCGACGGCGTCACCAAGCTGGACAAGGTCAAGCTAGGCACGGCCGCCGAGGCCGAGACCATCCGCAAGATGGTCATCGCGATGGCGCGGGACCCGCGCGTGCTGGTCATCAAGCTGTCCGACCGCCTGCACAACATGCGCACGATGCGCTTCCTGCCGCCGGAGAAGCAGGCCCGCAAGGCCCGCGAGACCCTGGAAGTCCTGGCCCCGCTTGCGCACCGGCTCGGCATGGCGACGGTCAAATGGGAGCTGGAGGACCTGGCCTTCGCCATCCTGCAGCCGAAGAAGTACGACGAGATCGTCCGCCTGGTCGCCGATCGCGCGCCCTCACGGGACACGTACCTGCGGTCCGTGATCACCGAGCTGACCGGCAACCTCGAAGGCTCGCGGATCACCGCCAAGGTCGAGGGCAGGCCGAAGCACTACTA
Proteins encoded in this region:
- a CDS encoding APC family permease, encoding MSTPALRRGLRTLGTLLITLSAISPASSVFIIAPGVISGAGTGAFYSFVAAAVVGVFMAFVYAELASAFPLAGGEYAIVTRTLGRLPGFAVLGLMIITQVLIVAVIALGVGTYLGVLLPGVPGPVIAAVTCVVAAVVGVFDIKLNAWVTGVFLAIEILALIVVSALGLFNPARSFSELLAHPVASDGSPATVGAIAIATSVAIFAYNGYGSAVYFGEETQDASRGIARAILFALGITVLAELIPVTAVLLGAPDLNALFASENMLSYFIDSRGGGTLDTVLGLAVALAIINAVLAIVLISSRMLFSSGRDRAWPSPVNRALSAVHPKFGTPWVATVGTGLVAALLCFVDPKLLLVVTSTSIVAVYAALCLGAIVGRRTGATAHAKYRMPWFPVAPVLALAVLVFVVYQNLLDPAVGRPSLIVTACVALLSIGYYLLVLRRKGGWKLADVTEEKVADEKAEESA
- a CDS encoding helix-turn-helix domain-containing protein, with the protein product MSPTASDGAPLDVIATSLRRERARTGLSLTEVAKRAGIAKSTLSQLESGSGNPSVETIWALCVALDVPFSRVVEPERPRVQVIRSGSGPTVFAEHADYACTLLSSCPPGARRDVYLIRAEPGKPRLSDPHMSGIVEHVILSAGRAKVGPLDEPVELLPGDYICYPGDIPHIFEALEPGTYGVEIAEYT
- a CDS encoding AzlC family ABC transporter permease; this encodes MRSIWRTTTRVLGRDLLRDIGLVCLADTIVGISYGAIAVGSGFPIWAPMLLSVLVFAGASQFMFVGIIAAGGSPFAAVAAGLLANARHLPFGFAIGDVLGKRWSSRIVGSHLMIDESVAFALAQRDEERRRAAYWVCGIGLFVCWNVGVLAGAYAGTAISDTDAFGLDAAFPAVLLALVLPSLRDRATRLPVFLGVAVALATTPFLPAGLPVLLALVGVLAGVAAKEPAEREPEGVH
- a CDS encoding AzlD domain-containing protein, which encodes MDPMDLIIAGGVLAAGTFAFRFAGPVLKARFTVSPKAEKLMARSAVVLLAALVAVAALTEGHEFAGFARPAGVLVGGVLAWRKAPFALVVVAAAATAALLRLAGVP
- the pdxT gene encoding pyridoxal 5'-phosphate synthase glutaminase subunit PdxT, which gives rise to MAIATGARPVVGVLALQGDVREHAEMVERAGARALPVRRASELSEVDGLVLPGGESTTMSRLLESFELLEPLQERIADGLPAFGSCAGMILLARQALDGRPDQRQLGGLDVVVRRNAFGRQVDSFEADLDFTGIEGGPVHAVFIRAPWVEKAGDGVEVLASVPEMPGSDDAAARIVAVRQGAVLATSFHPELTGDERVHRLFVDLVRQA
- a CDS encoding YebC/PmpR family DNA-binding transcriptional regulator codes for the protein MSGHSKWATTKHKKANLDAKRGKLFARLIKNIEVAGRTGGGDPDGNPTLYDAIQKAKKNSVPQDNIERARKRGAGEEAGGADWQTITYEGYGPNGVAVLIECLTDNKNRAAMEVRTALTRNNGSLADPGSVSYMFNRKGVVIMPKGDAAEDDVLMAVLDAGAEEVNDLDENFEIVSEATDLVPVRKALQEAGFEYESADLTFLPSVSVPLDVDGAKKVFKLIDALEDCDDVQNVYANFDVSDEVMAEVG
- a CDS encoding DUF4262 domain-containing protein produces the protein MSPVTTFEADALTAEETELVQWIESQAQARGNAVIAVEGDENDANFCFTTCAWALHGVAEAVVIGLPEHMGPVLLDAYVDRAAAGEIFEVGKRYDDFFEGAPVVFERVAKGHYPEYFGSAFLIYPDGDFPALQLIVATPDGQFPWHPDAPEGFDRYQPVLTESGDPESWTPGVDGP
- a CDS encoding cupin domain-containing protein, with product MPSFDDFAAHLGLQPLPVEGGRFAQSWRDETASAIYYLLVSPETSAPHRLDRLEIYAHHAGAPMRMLLLFPDGRISRPVLGPDVAAGQRPQVAVPAGVWQASVSTGEWSLAGTVVVPPYTDDCVEFRSAAALAAEWPEAAEDLAPWLG